From the Methanobacterium sp. Maddingley MBC34 genome, the window CCAGAGACCTCGTACCTGAACTAAAGGTTTACTTTCGCCGAATAATTCCTGGTAACCATCATTTTCCATAAAGAACTGGCGGGTGAGGTTGGGATATTCTGTGAAACATAGTATGGGATTTATTCTATCTTTATTGGCCCTGAAGAATTCTGAAAGAGATTCATATGGGTCATCAGCAGGTAATGCTACTATCAGCCGGGTTTGACCGTAGTCAAGGTCTCCAATCTTTTTTATGAGTTCTTCCTCCAGATTCACTGATTCTTCTCGGACCCAATCTTCTCCTATAATGGCTATATCAAGGATTTGTCTGTTCAGCTCTACTGGGGCACTTTGAGGTCGGGTTAGGAATCCTTTGATTTCTGGATCATTGGTTATGGTGATCTCATTTTCTTCCTTGCCTGGTTCGTATCCACGAACCTCGTAACCTGCATCAACGAATAATTGATAAGTGTTTCCTCTGTTAACGTTGTTTAAACTTCCTTTAGGAAGGCCAAGTATTATTTTTTCCATTTTAATAGCTCCTATTTCGCTGTTAATCCTATTAAGGCCTTTTTAAACTTAAATTGATGTGCTTTAAACTTAGGTATAGTTTGATTAATACAATCTAATATAATTATTCTCTTATTTTCTAAAACTAAATCTTATTTTTTAAATCCAAGCTAATTAATTTCTAAAAAAATGAGTATACCTCCCCTATAATGGCCCTGCATAATCATGGCCCTGCATAATTTTAAAAAACATGGACTGGCTTAAAAAAAGGAGAGTTAAAAATTTTAACTAATTATTTTAGAATTTAA encodes:
- a CDS encoding ATP phosphoribosyltransferase (PFAM: ATP phosphoribosyltransferase~TIGRFAM: ATP phosphoribosyltransferase), producing MEKIILGLPKGSLNNVNRGNTYQLFVDAGYEVRGYEPGKEENEITITNDPEIKGFLTRPQSAPVELNRQILDIAIIGEDWVREESVNLEEELIKKIGDLDYGQTRLIVALPADDPYESLSEFFRANKDRINPILCFTEYPNLTRQFFMENDGYQELFGESKPLVQVRGLWDGDNEMVQIINSDGATEVYIAKGADLVVDNTQTGSSLRKAGLKILETIMESSAGLYAGPSCTPQKAEKAKIIFEQLFGAIKAREYFDVKFNIANHRLDDVKDFLLSNEYCSDEPTAVKGTSFSQVNVLIHKNKFPEMLKGIKSFGASAIVRENVKQYVQ